The Agrococcus carbonis sequence CGCCGGCACCACACTCCCGTGGTCGTGCTCGAGCGGGTGTAGGTCCCGGGCGGGGCGGCGCCTTACGCCGCAGCGGCCTTGCGGTCGCGCACCTGCACCCCGCCGCCCGGCCGGGGCGCGACCTCGAAGAGCTCGGTCGCCCGCACGAGGTCCGACAGCTTCGCGTAGCCCCAATCACGCGAGTCGAAGTCGGGCTGGTGCTTGCGCATCAGGGCACCGATCGCGCCGAGGTTCGCCCATCCATCCTCGCCGGATGCCGCGTAGGTGCTCGCTCGCAGACCGGCGACGAGCTTCGTGTCGGCGCGCAGCTGCTTCGTCGGCGTTCGCTCCCGCACCGTCGGCACGGCCGTCTCTGTGTCGGGCTCCGCGAGCAGGTCGAGGTAGGTGAACTGATCGCACGCGTTGCGGAACGCGGGCGGGGTCTTCCGCTCGCCGAAGCCGTGCACCGTGACGCCCGCTTCGCGGATGCGCGAGGCGAGCCGCGTCAAGTCGCTGTCGGACGACACGATGCAGAACGCGTCGAAGCGTCCCGTGTACAGCAGGTCCATCGCATCGATGATGAGGGCGCTGTCGGTGGCGTTCTTGCCGGTCGTATTGGCGAACTGCTGGATCGGCTGGATCACGTGCTCGCTCGCTGCGGCCTTCCAGCCGCTGAGGTTCGACGTCGTCCAGTCGCCGTAGACGCGCTTGACCGACGCGGTGCCGTACTGCGCGATCTCGCCGAGCACGGCACCGATCCTCGCCGAGGAGACGTTGTCGGCGTCGATGAGGACGGCCAGGAGGTCTGCGGACTTCGCCATGGCGCCAGCATGGCAAGCGCATCCCTCGCATCCGTGCACCGCGAAGTCACCTCTTCCGCGCGCCG is a genomic window containing:
- a CDS encoding NYN domain-containing protein, with the protein product MAKSADLLAVLIDADNVSSARIGAVLGEIAQYGTASVKRVYGDWTTSNLSGWKAAASEHVIQPIQQFANTTGKNATDSALIIDAMDLLYTGRFDAFCIVSSDSDLTRLASRIREAGVTVHGFGERKTPPAFRNACDQFTYLDLLAEPDTETAVPTVRERTPTKQLRADTKLVAGLRASTYAASGEDGWANLGAIGALMRKHQPDFDSRDWGYAKLSDLVRATELFEVAPRPGGGVQVRDRKAAAA